A part of Bacteroidota bacterium genomic DNA contains:
- a CDS encoding quinone-dependent dihydroorotate dehydrogenase: MYKLLKRYLFTLDPEKAHYFTFSLIKRASIIPGMPFIMNKMYSYSHPALVREVFGLRFTNPVGLAAGLDKDAKLFNELGNLGFGFIEIGTLTPKPQPGNDKPRLFRIIQDEAIINRMGFNNEGVEPAALRLKKRWDKSVLIGGNIGKNKITPNEEAVNDYVINFNALFDVVDYFVVNVSSPNTPNLRDLQEKEPLTKLLNTLQDLNRKKSNPKPILLKIAPDLTDSQLDDIIEIVKTTQIAGVIATNTTISRAGLTVSKEEIEKIGAGGLSGKPLTKRSTEVIRYLKQKSNNAFPVIGVGGIHTAEDAIEKIQAGADLIQLYTGFIYEGPALIKEINKALIEKNILK, translated from the coding sequence ATGTACAAACTTTTAAAACGCTATCTCTTTACTTTAGACCCCGAAAAAGCCCATTATTTTACTTTTTCTCTAATCAAAAGAGCTTCCATTATTCCTGGTATGCCATTCATTATGAATAAGATGTATTCTTATTCGCATCCTGCCTTGGTAAGGGAGGTGTTCGGATTACGCTTTACTAATCCTGTTGGGTTAGCAGCGGGTTTGGACAAGGACGCTAAACTTTTTAACGAACTGGGGAATCTTGGCTTCGGTTTTATTGAGATCGGGACCTTAACCCCTAAGCCACAACCGGGTAATGATAAACCCCGTTTGTTCCGAATTATTCAGGATGAGGCTATCATTAACCGTATGGGTTTTAATAATGAAGGAGTGGAGCCGGCAGCTTTGCGTTTAAAAAAACGTTGGGATAAAAGTGTATTAATAGGTGGTAACATTGGTAAAAATAAAATCACACCTAATGAAGAAGCGGTAAATGATTACGTGATTAATTTTAATGCGTTGTTTGATGTGGTGGATTATTTTGTGGTGAATGTAAGTTCTCCGAATACGCCTAATTTGCGCGATTTGCAAGAGAAGGAGCCTCTAACCAAATTATTAAATACACTGCAAGATCTAAATCGCAAGAAAAGTAATCCCAAACCAATATTATTAAAAATTGCTCCTGATTTAACCGATAGTCAGCTTGATGATATTATTGAAATTGTAAAAACCACCCAAATTGCCGGTGTTATTGCAACGAATACAACGATTAGCCGCGCCGGACTAACCGTTAGTAAGGAAGAAATTGAAAAGATTGGTGCAGGCGGACTTAGCGGAAAGCCTTTAACAAAACGCAGCACGGAGGTAATTCGTTACCTGAAGCAAAAATCAAATAATGCATTTCCTGTGATTGGGGTGGGAGGAATTCACACAGCGGAAGATGCCATCGAGAAAATTCAGGCCGGAGCCGATTTGATTCAGCTTTATACCGGATTTATCTATGAAGGTCCGGCATTGATAAAAGAAATTAATAAAGCTCTTATTGAGAAAAATATATTGAAATGA